The following coding sequences lie in one Streptomyces venezuelae genomic window:
- a CDS encoding AIM24 family protein, with product MQSPLFAHAEQQTQERYSVQNPQLLRVALEGHDDVLARKGAMVAYQGMIEFDAEYQSQGNQRARAHTGEGLDLMRCHGQGTVYFANLAQYIHVVDVDQDGLTVDSSYVLAMDSSLTHQVIAVDSQYGISGSGKYQLNITGRGKVALMTSGQPLMLQVTPERYVNADADAIVAWSNGLRVQMQAQTHSSGVWRRRGNTGEGWELSFMGQGYALVQPSELLPPQNAVIGRGAQAQFGMGQQGARGQNQGNVWS from the coding sequence ATGCAGAGCCCACTTTTCGCGCACGCCGAACAGCAGACCCAGGAGCGCTACTCCGTCCAGAACCCGCAGCTGCTGCGGGTCGCCCTGGAGGGGCACGACGACGTCCTGGCCCGCAAGGGCGCGATGGTCGCCTACCAGGGGATGATCGAGTTCGACGCGGAGTACCAGAGCCAGGGCAACCAGCGGGCCCGCGCGCACACCGGCGAGGGCCTCGACCTGATGCGCTGCCACGGCCAGGGCACGGTCTACTTCGCCAACCTCGCCCAGTACATCCACGTAGTGGATGTCGACCAGGACGGGCTGACCGTGGACAGCAGCTACGTCCTCGCGATGGACTCGTCGCTGACCCACCAGGTCATCGCCGTCGACAGCCAGTACGGCATCTCCGGCTCCGGCAAGTACCAGCTCAACATCACCGGCCGCGGCAAGGTCGCCCTGATGACGTCGGGCCAGCCGCTGATGCTCCAGGTCACGCCGGAGCGGTACGTCAACGCGGACGCCGACGCGATCGTCGCGTGGTCCAACGGCCTCCGCGTCCAGATGCAGGCCCAGACCCATTCCTCGGGCGTCTGGCGGCGCCGCGGCAACACGGGTGAGGGCTGGGAGCTCAGCTTCATGGGCCAGGGCTACGCGCTCGTCCAGCCGAGCGAGCTGCTGCCGCCCCAGAACGCGGTCATCGGGCGGGGCGCCCAGGCGCAGTTCGGGATGGGCCAGCAAGGGGCCCGGGGGCAGAACCAAGGCAACGTCTGGAGCTAG
- a CDS encoding zinc-dependent metalloprotease encodes MSDTPFGFGLPPEEPEDGDEGKKKESPGEGQRGGQGAGGPANPFGFGGFPGAGGPGGGDNPFAAMFGSMNPNDLGAAFQQLGQMLSYEGGPVNWDMAKDIARQTVSQGTADGVKDASVGPAERSAVEEAVRLADLWLDDATSLPSGSGTAVAWSRAEWVEATLPVWKELVDPVAERVGLAMGDVLPEEMQAMAGPLIGMMRSMGGAMFGQQIGQAVGVLAGEVVGSTDIGLPLGPSGKAALLPVNIETFGKDLGIDKNEVRLYLALREAAHQRLFAHVPWLRSHLFGAVEGYARGIKVDTAKLEDVVGQLDPQNPEQLQEALQQGMFQPEDTPAQKAALARLETALALVEGWVDAVVHAAAKPRLASADALRETLRRRRATGGPAEQTFATLIGLELRPRRLRDASRLWASLTDARGVDGRDGLWEHPDMLPTASDLDDPDGFVHHEQLDFSELDKMLGEAAGGGASKPDLKKDSGDDTEGDGKDDGDK; translated from the coding sequence GTGAGTGACACCCCATTCGGATTCGGCCTTCCGCCGGAGGAGCCGGAAGACGGCGACGAGGGCAAGAAGAAGGAATCCCCTGGAGAGGGACAGCGCGGGGGCCAGGGCGCAGGTGGACCCGCAAACCCGTTCGGTTTCGGGGGCTTCCCCGGAGCCGGCGGCCCCGGAGGCGGTGACAACCCGTTCGCCGCGATGTTCGGTTCGATGAACCCGAACGATCTGGGTGCCGCGTTCCAGCAGCTCGGCCAGATGCTCTCGTACGAGGGCGGCCCGGTGAACTGGGACATGGCCAAGGACATCGCCCGCCAGACCGTGTCCCAGGGCACGGCGGACGGCGTCAAGGACGCCAGCGTCGGCCCGGCCGAGCGCTCCGCCGTCGAGGAGGCCGTGCGCCTGGCCGACCTGTGGCTGGACGACGCGACGTCACTGCCGTCCGGGTCCGGCACGGCCGTGGCCTGGAGCAGGGCCGAGTGGGTCGAGGCGACCCTGCCGGTCTGGAAGGAGCTCGTCGACCCGGTCGCCGAGCGCGTCGGCCTGGCCATGGGCGATGTGCTGCCCGAGGAGATGCAGGCCATGGCGGGCCCGCTGATCGGCATGATGCGCTCCATGGGCGGCGCCATGTTCGGCCAGCAGATCGGCCAGGCCGTGGGCGTCCTCGCGGGCGAGGTCGTCGGCTCCACCGACATCGGCCTGCCGCTCGGCCCCTCGGGCAAGGCGGCGCTGCTGCCGGTCAACATCGAGACCTTCGGCAAGGACCTCGGTATCGACAAGAACGAGGTCAGGCTGTACCTGGCGCTGCGCGAGGCCGCCCACCAGCGGCTCTTCGCCCACGTCCCGTGGCTCCGCTCGCACCTGTTCGGCGCGGTCGAGGGGTACGCGCGCGGGATCAAGGTCGACACGGCCAAGCTGGAGGACGTCGTCGGCCAGCTCGACCCGCAGAACCCCGAGCAGCTGCAGGAGGCGCTCCAGCAGGGCATGTTCCAGCCGGAGGACACGCCGGCCCAGAAGGCCGCTCTGGCCCGCCTGGAGACCGCTCTGGCGCTCGTGGAGGGATGGGTGGACGCGGTGGTCCACGCCGCCGCGAAGCCGCGTCTGGCGTCCGCCGACGCCCTTCGGGAGACGCTGCGCCGCCGCCGTGCGACGGGCGGCCCCGCGGAGCAGACCTTTGCGACGCTGATCGGCCTCGAGCTGCGCCCGCGCCGCCTGCGGGACGCCTCGCGCCTGTGGGCCTCGCTCACGGACGCGCGCGGTGTCGACGGCCGCGACGGCCTGTGGGAGCACCCGGACATGCTGCCGACCGCCTCCGACTTGGACGACCCGGACGGTTTCGTGCACCACGAGCAGCTGGACTTCTCCGAGCTGGACAAGATGCTCGGCGAGGCGGCGGGCGGCGGCGCTTCGAAGCCGGACCTGAAGAAGGACTCCGGGGACGACACCGAGGGCGACGGCAAGGACGACGGGGACAAGTGA
- a CDS encoding NUDIX hydrolase produces the protein MSLYDDTVLVLKAYEDQPELRQAYLDHLAAHGDAGMWKSCTDGHVTASALVVDPSRGRVLLTLHKKLRMWLQMGGHCEPGDPTLAAAALREAAEESGVPGLTLLAGGPVRLDRHPIPGPCTQHLDVQYAALAPPDAVEAISDESLDLRWFAYDEVADVADESVVRLVEATRTRL, from the coding sequence GTGAGTCTGTACGACGACACGGTCCTCGTGCTCAAGGCGTACGAGGACCAGCCCGAGCTGCGCCAGGCCTATCTGGACCACCTGGCCGCGCACGGCGACGCGGGCATGTGGAAGTCCTGCACGGACGGCCATGTGACGGCGAGCGCCCTGGTGGTCGACCCGTCCCGCGGGCGCGTCCTGCTGACCCTGCACAAGAAGCTGCGGATGTGGCTTCAGATGGGCGGCCACTGCGAGCCGGGCGATCCGACGCTCGCCGCGGCGGCGCTGCGCGAGGCCGCGGAGGAGTCCGGCGTGCCCGGCCTGACGCTGCTCGCGGGCGGCCCCGTCCGCCTGGACCGGCACCCGATCCCGGGGCCGTGCACGCAGCACCTGGACGTGCAGTACGCCGCGCTGGCCCCGCCCGACGCGGTCGAGGCGATCAGCGACGAGTCACTGGACCTGCGCTGGTTCGCGTACGACGAGGTGGCGGACGTCGCCGACGAGTCGGTGGTACGCCTGGTCGAGGCGACGAGGACACGCCTGTAG
- a CDS encoding molybdenum cofactor biosynthesis protein MoaE: MARTTMDHPGEQGAQDPIRLLAIRDTPLSLDEVFRAVGDDAAGGTALFVGTVRNHDGGADVDELGYSTHPTAEAEMRRVAEKVVAEYPVRALAAVHRVGDLAVGDLAVVVAVSCPHRAEAFDACRKLIDDLKHEVPIWKHQRFSDGKEEWVGAC, from the coding sequence ATGGCACGCACCACGATGGACCACCCCGGCGAGCAGGGCGCGCAGGACCCGATCCGCCTCCTCGCGATCCGCGACACCCCGCTCTCCCTGGACGAGGTCTTCCGGGCCGTCGGCGACGACGCGGCGGGCGGCACGGCGCTCTTCGTGGGGACCGTGCGCAACCACGACGGCGGCGCCGACGTCGACGAGCTGGGGTACTCGACCCACCCCACCGCCGAGGCCGAGATGCGCCGGGTGGCCGAGAAGGTCGTCGCCGAGTACCCCGTGCGCGCCCTGGCCGCCGTGCACCGCGTCGGGGACCTCGCCGTCGGGGACCTCGCGGTGGTCGTCGCCGTCTCCTGCCCGCACCGCGCGGAGGCCTTCGACGCCTGCCGCAAGCTGATCGACGACCTCAAGCACGAGGTGCCGATCTGGAAGCACCAGCGCTTCTCCGACGGCAAGGAGGAGTGGGTCGGGGCCTGTTGA
- a CDS encoding SDR family oxidoreductase, which yields MSSPDPQVRAARNPSTPAPVRGPVVAVTGAASGVGALLTERLATSEAIKQVIAIDERRGDCTQAQWHILDVRDPAIAEKLRGSDVVVHLALDLDLETDAAARTAYNVRGTQTVLTAAAAAGVHRVVLCTSAMVYGALPDNELPLSEDAELRATAEATGVGDLLEVERLARRAPRAHPGLNVTVVRPATLVGGTDTALTRYFESPRLLVVAGSRPAWQFCHVEDLCSALEYAVLEKVDGELAVGCEGWLEQEEVEELSGIRRMELPSAVALGAAARLHRIGLTPSPAGDLAYTMYPWVVSVSRLHDAGWRPQWTNEEVLTELLDEVSGRRTVAGRRLGRKDATAAGAAGATVALLGAAAVVRRARKARRRI from the coding sequence GTGAGTTCCCCAGATCCACAGGTTCGCGCAGCGCGAAACCCGTCAACCCCGGCGCCCGTCCGGGGGCCCGTAGTCGCCGTCACCGGCGCCGCCTCCGGTGTGGGAGCGCTGCTGACCGAGCGCCTCGCCACGTCGGAGGCGATCAAGCAGGTCATCGCGATCGACGAGCGCAGGGGCGACTGCACGCAGGCCCAGTGGCACATCCTGGACGTGCGCGATCCGGCCATCGCGGAGAAGCTGCGCGGCTCGGACGTCGTCGTGCACCTGGCGCTCGATCTCGACCTGGAGACCGACGCCGCGGCCCGCACCGCGTACAACGTGCGGGGCACCCAGACCGTCCTGACCGCCGCGGCCGCCGCGGGCGTCCACCGTGTCGTCCTGTGCACCTCGGCGATGGTCTATGGAGCGCTGCCCGACAACGAACTGCCCCTCTCCGAAGACGCCGAACTGCGGGCCACCGCCGAGGCCACCGGTGTCGGCGACCTCCTGGAGGTCGAGCGGCTCGCCCGCCGGGCGCCCCGCGCGCACCCCGGCCTCAACGTCACCGTCGTACGTCCCGCGACGCTGGTCGGCGGCACGGACACGGCCCTCACGCGCTACTTCGAGTCGCCCCGCCTCCTGGTCGTCGCCGGTTCGCGGCCGGCCTGGCAGTTCTGCCACGTCGAGGACCTGTGCAGCGCTCTGGAGTACGCCGTCCTGGAGAAGGTCGACGGCGAGCTCGCCGTCGGCTGCGAGGGCTGGCTGGAGCAGGAGGAGGTCGAGGAGCTCAGCGGGATCCGGCGCATGGAGCTGCCCTCGGCGGTCGCGCTCGGCGCCGCCGCCCGGCTGCACCGCATCGGCCTCACCCCGTCCCCGGCCGGTGACCTCGCGTACACGATGTACCCCTGGGTGGTCAGCGTCAGCAGGCTGCACGACGCCGGGTGGCGCCCCCAGTGGACCAACGAGGAAGTCCTCACGGAACTTCTCGACGAGGTCTCCGGGCGGCGCACCGTGGCCGGCCGGCGGCTCGGTCGCAAGGACGCCACGGCCGCGGGTGCGGCGGGCGCGACGGTCGCCCTGCTGGGCGCGGCGGCGGTCGTGCGCAGGGCACGGAAGGCCCGCAGGAGGATCTGA